The Raoultibacter phocaeensis genome includes a window with the following:
- a CDS encoding FAD-dependent oxidoreductase, which produces MSETKSGISRRDLLKGAALSAAGVAALGVVGCSPAASGEGTASSASGDAGSDASQAKHTWEIKPEPITDIAETVDTEVLIIGGGYSGTCCALNAAENGTKVVLVEKDTVLNGHGVGGTGAVGSRELDKLGVTVDKPIEMERWVATCGNRCRESLVAKWFRESERCMNWLLDVAESDGASCMVTVGSRSVVHPEIDCYHMIYGGETTSDIINIANYIEYLFMKKAEETGNAEFVFEMPAVQLVQDESGAVTGAICENSEGKYVQYNASKGVVLATGDISYNDEYLEAFAPIGLKVMTRLCSDRGNVGDGHNMAAWAGGAFQDGPWPTMMHPQAAATYHGPFLFVNPDGKRFMNEATWVQGKCVGVMVNGGYDHAWSIFDANFEADNTDSLQYGGGMFWDSFRPVGSTYEDASKSHAEGVEKGVTDNPDNYKKADTIEELVAQLDVPADVALATIERYNALCEAGEDTDFYKESHYLYPIKQGPFYACKVGPGLLGVCGGIHISDNFEVLTADNQPVSGLYAIGNCAGDIYAYDYPINVQGNSHGRCLVEGKCLGEQLAGVYEEI; this is translated from the coding sequence ATGAGCGAAACGAAATCAGGTATCTCTCGGCGCGATCTGCTCAAGGGAGCGGCACTTTCCGCTGCGGGCGTTGCGGCGCTCGGCGTGGTGGGCTGCAGCCCGGCGGCATCGGGCGAGGGAACGGCTTCGAGTGCGAGTGGCGATGCGGGGTCGGATGCCTCGCAGGCGAAGCATACCTGGGAGATCAAACCCGAGCCTATCACCGACATCGCCGAAACCGTGGACACCGAAGTGCTCATCATCGGCGGCGGCTATTCTGGCACGTGCTGCGCGCTCAATGCGGCGGAAAACGGAACCAAGGTCGTCCTTGTCGAGAAGGATACCGTGCTCAACGGACACGGTGTCGGCGGCACGGGTGCGGTGGGGTCGCGCGAGCTCGATAAGCTCGGCGTCACCGTCGACAAGCCGATCGAGATGGAGCGCTGGGTGGCAACCTGCGGCAACCGCTGCCGCGAATCGCTCGTGGCCAAGTGGTTCCGCGAGTCGGAGCGCTGCATGAACTGGCTGCTTGACGTGGCCGAATCCGACGGCGCAAGCTGCATGGTCACCGTGGGCTCGCGCAGCGTCGTCCACCCCGAGATCGATTGCTACCATATGATCTACGGTGGCGAGACCACCTCGGACATCATCAACATCGCGAACTACATCGAGTACCTCTTTATGAAGAAGGCCGAAGAGACCGGCAACGCCGAGTTCGTGTTCGAGATGCCGGCAGTACAGCTCGTGCAGGACGAATCAGGTGCGGTCACGGGAGCTATCTGCGAGAACTCCGAGGGTAAGTACGTGCAGTACAATGCCTCTAAGGGTGTCGTACTTGCCACGGGCGATATCAGCTACAACGACGAGTACCTCGAGGCGTTCGCGCCCATCGGCCTCAAAGTCATGACGCGCCTGTGCTCCGATCGCGGCAACGTGGGCGATGGCCACAACATGGCAGCCTGGGCGGGCGGTGCCTTCCAGGACGGCCCGTGGCCCACAATGATGCATCCGCAGGCGGCGGCGACCTACCACGGACCCTTCCTGTTCGTAAACCCCGACGGCAAACGCTTCATGAACGAGGCAACCTGGGTGCAGGGCAAGTGCGTCGGCGTTATGGTCAATGGGGGTTACGATCACGCATGGTCGATCTTCGATGCCAACTTCGAAGCCGACAATACCGACAGCCTCCAGTACGGCGGCGGCATGTTCTGGGATAGCTTCCGTCCCGTGGGCTCCACCTACGAAGACGCTTCGAAATCGCATGCCGAGGGCGTCGAGAAGGGCGTGACCGACAATCCCGACAACTACAAAAAAGCCGATACCATCGAGGAACTCGTTGCGCAGCTCGACGTTCCCGCCGATGTGGCCCTTGCGACCATCGAGCGCTACAACGCGTTGTGCGAAGCGGGCGAGGATACCGATTTCTACAAGGAATCCCACTACCTGTACCCGATTAAGCAGGGCCCCTTCTACGCCTGCAAAGTGGGTCCTGGCCTGCTCGGCGTGTGCGGCGGCATCCACATCTCAGATAATTTCGAGGTGCTCACCGCCGACAACCAACCCGTTTCTGGACTTTACGCTATCGGCAACTGCGCGGGCGACATCTACGCCTACGACTACCCGATCAACGTGCAGGGCAACAGCCACGGCAGGTGCCTGGTCGAGGGCAAGTGCCTCGGCGAGCAGCTGGCCGGCGTATACGAGGAAATCTAA
- a CDS encoding antitoxin, producing MAQISLYLEDETMAALRKKATLANASLSKYVADLIRNDVASGWPTGYWDLFGSIEDETFCEPEELSFSVDGVRGAW from the coding sequence ATGGCTCAGATCTCGCTCTACCTCGAAGATGAAACCATGGCTGCCCTGCGGAAAAAGGCGACGCTCGCCAACGCGTCGCTCTCGAAATACGTGGCCGACCTCATTCGCAACGACGTGGCAAGCGGATGGCCGACGGGGTACTGGGACCTGTTCGGTTCCATCGAAGATGAAACATTCTGCGAGCCGGAAGAGCTTTCGTTTTCGGTCGACGGCGTGCGAGGTGCTTGGTGA
- a CDS encoding type II toxin-antitoxin system VapC family toxin: MLFLDTCVCIEFLRGTMPNVFKALKAHDPQEIALPAVVEAELRCGALKSAKPQENLLKVELFLAPFKSIPFDSPCAEEYGIIRAELEKDGRVIGPNDLMIAATTRAHLATLVTDNVKEFERVRGLAVESWDVIAFD; encoded by the coding sequence ATGCTGTTTCTCGACACCTGCGTGTGCATCGAATTTCTCCGAGGCACCATGCCGAATGTTTTCAAAGCCCTTAAGGCGCACGACCCCCAGGAAATTGCGCTACCTGCGGTGGTCGAAGCCGAACTTCGATGCGGGGCCCTCAAAAGCGCCAAGCCCCAGGAAAACCTTCTGAAAGTCGAGTTGTTCCTTGCGCCGTTCAAAAGCATTCCGTTCGATTCCCCGTGTGCCGAGGAATACGGGATCATCAGAGCCGAGTTGGAAAAAGACGGCAGGGTTATCGGGCCGAATGACCTCATGATAGCCGCAACAACACGAGCCCACCTCGCAACCCTCGTTACCGACAACGTGAAGGAATTCGAACGAGTTCGGGGACTCGCCGTCGAATCATGGGACGTTATTGCGTTTGATTAG